GGCGGCGTCTCTAACATTTGTATAGGATTCTGAAGATAGCCAATCGGAGAGTGGTGTAAGTTGATGCCCAGGGACATCATCCCCTGCTCCGCATCTGACGTCGATGTAGCAAACTGCTTCCTCGACTAGCAGTCTTAACAGCTCCATTCATCAGCACCGGCTCGAGAACGGAAGAACCTACCACCGATACAAGGACGGCAGTAAGCTAGCCCCTTGGAATTGGAGTCCCAATTGTCTGGGACCAGGACGCGCCGTCTGTTAACGTGTTGATGTCTCGTAGAATATTATGCCCCCAACGATGAAGCAGAGAGCGAGAGGCTAGGTACATTGTCCCCTTCCACGATGACTGAGTTGGAGTATTGGAGACACACTGGAATGCTCCTTTACTGACTACCATGTATAGACTTTCAACACGACATCTTCCTTTACACCATCGATGACAAGCTCGGCCTAGCACCACCGtgcgccgaggacgccaagGTCGGCCGGGTTCTCGACGTCGGAACTGGCACCGGCAGCTGGGCCATGGACTTTGGTGACTTGCAtcccgaggccgaggtacGTTTCGGAAAGCGTCTGATAACAGCAGTTGCGGTGAACCTGACGCTGTATACAGGTCATAGGTGTCGACCTCTCCCCTGCCCGGGCAGAATTGTACGAAAGTCCACGTCTACCCCAACTCAGCTTGATAGATTGTGCTGACAACTCACCCTTGATCTCAGTGTTCCCCCAAACGTACGATTCGAGGTTGACGACCTTGAGGAAGAGTGGACGTATTCACTGCCCTTTGAATACATTCACAGCCGCTTCATGACAGCAAGCATCAACAACTGGAAGGAGTATATTCAGAAATGTTATGAGTCAGTCATCTTATCTTCCCTTGCATCTGCCTTACTCTGCTTATCAGGCTGACATGCGACAGCAACCTGATTCCCGGTGGATACCTCGAGCTTCAGGATGCCGATGTCATGCCGCGTTCTGATGACAACCTCCTTCCAAAAGatgccgccatcatcaaaTACGTTGATATGCTCAAGGAAGCATCCGAAAAGTCGGGCCGCGAGTATGTTGAGGTCTCATCGCTGAAGAACCTAATGATCgaggccggcttcgtcgatgtcgagatgCAGATGTACAAGTGGCCGCACAATGAATGGCCCAAGGAGCCGAGGTACGACGGCAACGCCTCCCCTGATTTCTCCATAGCGCCTAGGGCGACGAAATCCGTCCCGTGTTAAACCAGAATCTAGGTACAAGAAGCTCGGGTACTGGACCCAGGAGAacttcggcgccgccctcgaagCTATCTGCATGGCGCCGTTCACTCGCGTCCTCGATTGGACCCGTGACGAGGTCAATGTTTTCCTAATCGACGTTCGAAAAGACCTGAAGAACAAGAGCTACCACGCGTACTGCCCTGTGTGAGTGCCGGCCTACGTCTCTGCACTAATGAATGCACGTCGACTAATGCGGATTTGATAGCTATTGCATCTTCGGCCGCAAgcccgagaaggaggtcaCCACGGCGCCTCCGCAGCCGGAGTCCGAGTGATTCTCAACGAGTGACGAAGAATGTATTGCATTGAGAATGAGGGTGGGTTTACAGAGTACATAGTGTCCAAAAAGAGATTGGGTTGAGCATAGTGAACAAAACTGGCAAACCAAGCTGCTCAATTCCAGAGACCAAAAGCGCAGTGAACATCAAGAACGAACCTTCCTACCGCCTTTCAAGTGGGTTGGAAATGCAGTGCAAAGACACATGCGTTCAGAAGGGGGCTATGTCGGCCTAGTGTTGGACGAGAAGCGCGGCAAAGCGCCACGACGCCGCAGCAGGCAGCCGTCGACATGCTCGCAAGGATTGGAAAGACAGAGAAACAAAGAATAAACCTAGCAACAACGTGGTCCAGTAAGCTTAAagctggggaggaggaggcggggggggggggatgccACTTCAAGCATTTGGAAAAGAAGCCTAAAACAAAAGATTGGATTTGGGATATGAAATGCTCACTAAAACAGCCCCGCTATAACCCAGTTGCGGGTGCCTAAACATTACAGTACTACAGTGTTGAACAGCACTAACCTTTCTCCCCGGCCGTGACCCCGCTTTTCCGCGCGGTACCGGCGAAGAGCACTGCCACTTCCTCCTGCCCTCCCCACCCAAAGAAAACAGACCTGCCaacctcaccaccaccgaccgCCGTTTCTAAACATAGACAGCGGGAGCCCGGCCGGGGGCCCGGGGCCCAGGATCAAGACACGGCCACAACATCAGCCCCGACTCCCCATCCGCACTCTTGCCGGGGGAGAGGAGCCACGGATTGGTTACCTTTTTGCAAAGCAGGCAGAGTTAAACAACCGAGCGACGTAACAAGGCGTTGTTTGTTGTGAAACATATAACCATGGGGCGCCATCGCTCCCTTTCGAAAAGACGGCGAACGAAGGACTCTGCCGTGTCACATCACCAAGCTCGCCTCTTGACTTATGTGATCTATCTGTTGAGCATCGTCCTACTCTGGTGCTCACCCTGATGTCCGAACCTGACCGCATCGCACCTTGAACCAtccatcttcctctctctccctcaccGCCACACTCCTCAGTCCGAAGCAGGACCATCGCCGACATGGACCCATCACCACCCTGCACACCGTCGACGTGCGACGTATCCGAGAGCCCGTACGGCTTCCGCCCCGCGCTAGTCgccagcgccgtcttcgcGACCGTCCCGGCGGCCtgcctcgtcgtcaacggcgccgtcgccgcccggtCGGCGCGCCGGCACACCGCCACGGCGCCCTtctgcgtcgtcgccaccctTGCCTGCgtgctcgagctgctcggctGGGTCGGCCGCATGGCTGGCTGGAGCGACCCCTGGGCCGTCTACCCTCTCATGCAGAGCCGGGCGCTCCTGACCATCGCCCCGGTCTTCATCACTTCGAGGTGCGTTCCCATACCCAGACTGGCCATCTCTGTGAAATACTAAACCCCGCTTCGCAGCATCTACGTCTGCCTCGCCCCGATGGTCCGAATTCTCGGCACGGAGCACTCCCTCGTCAGGCCTGAGCTCTACACCGTCATCCTGCTCCCGctggacgccctcgccctcctccttcaaGTCGCCGGTCTCGCCGTCGGGTTCCGGAACGTCCCTTATACCCTCGGCCCGGGCGACTCGTACGCCCCCGACGACGCGGGCGCCAAaatcgtcctcgccggcctggcaGTCCAGCTCGCGACCCTGGTCGCGGcgggcctcctcctcgcctccgtactcctccgcgccgcccgctcTCACCGCCGGCACGGCTACACGACGTTCCACCGCGACGTCGGCTACGTGCCCTTGACGCGCCGCTTCCGCATCttcgccaccgccgtcccCTCCGCCATGGTCGTCCTCTTCGGGCGCATGTGCTtccgcgtcgccgagcacGCCGAGGGGTTCCGGGGCCCGCtcgcgacgggcggcggcgagggcctcttCGTCGGGCTGGAGGGGTTCCTCGTAGCGTACGCGCTAACGGTGGTCGTCGGGTGCCACCCGGCGCTGTTCCTGCGGGACGGCAAGATGGTCTCGCGGATCGAGGCGGAGCCGttcgtcggcatcgacggcgtgggcggcgCCTTGCGCGGCGCGGAGCACGAGCGGGACCTGGAGGAGCTGAGCAAGGTGTACCAGAGGCAccacgaggaggaggagcggctGTCGAGATTTGAGCGTGTTTGAAAGACGATACCCACTAGATCTGCGTGCGTAATATTATTGTTTCTGATCGGTCCTCCATATCATGGCTTGCCCGCGATGGGCGTATTTGAGTGTAGCCCTTTCCGGGCTTCGCTTGGAGTGCATTGCCCCTGCTTCAGCACTCTGCGGACTGGTCTGTCTCAAACAGCGTCGTTAAATGTGACAGAACCATGAGCCTACCTATGCTATCTGGTGATTCTGACTGTCACAATAGCCCTTTTGAATGGGAGAGGCTGGCTCTTTGTTTACACATTGTAAAATACCATCACCATCTATTTGACCTTGACGAGCGCCAACCACAGCGACGTAGGGCTACTTGACCAGGTGCTTTTCTTAAGCGTGGTCTGTCAGGCGTCTCTACAAGCACTACTGTTCAATCTCATTGTGCATGGGtaggggaggagggggatggggTTTGGCGTGTTAGTCAAGCCAACGGTAAAACCCAGGCTGCTGCAACTGGTGTTATCAAGCCACCCCTCAAACACAGACAGGGCTTCCTTTACGGAGTATATCCTCCGCTAAGTAATCTGGAGCAAAAATGCATAGGGGAAGTGAAATAATTAAAAAAGTAATTAGTCGAGGATcacaacaaaaaaaaagaaaagaaaaaaaggaagcATGCGACAATTCAGCCGGCAtgaccccccctcccctcggaCCAGATGCCTGCTCAGATGGCGACTGCCACGTCTTCCTTATATCGGCCCTCCGGCATGATACAACCCACAGGCAGGTACGGTGAGAAGgaacgaagaagaagcaaggATTCCAGGAAAAGATCGACGTGCAAGAAGCAAAATGTGGGGTATATGCAGATGCACAtatgcatgcatgcatgcataTTGGCGGAGTCAAAACGATTGATTCCACATAGCGATTCCACATGCATCTCCACACCAGGACATGTCACACCCCCTGACTAGCGTGGAGCGCGCGGCCAATCACGGAGGATGCGGCTTACGCTTACACCTCGCTTTCAACGTCACCTCCCGGGGTTTTACAGAGAATAGGTGCTTTTTGTATTTGTAGCTAACAGGcgaaggaaggggggcggtTTCTCTGCGTTGACATGGTTGTCAGGCTTCACCGGGTCTGATTCTGTGCCTAGACGGCCCTGGAAATATGTTCTGGAGTAGACTGACAGACTTTGTAAATGCCTCTCCGACGCAAGCGTAAACGTTCTCTGCGTGATGCCCTCTTGTATGTATAGGTTGATTTAATATGATACGAATCGATCCGACCTATATCCTCCGTCTAGTTATGCCCATGGTTCTCCGTCCCGCGTCAATCGTGTCATCGTGATTCATGCTGtgtcctcggcttcgtcggaAACTACACCCATTTGCCCCCATGAAAGGCATCCCTACTATGCGTCCATACAAACTCTTctgccccctcctccaacttCCAGATCATCGACACTTCCAGCCAGACAAAACTCAAGCGGTGATCCCCTGCGCGCCAGAAACTATCCCGCCACAGACCTCCCCGTTATCATCAACATCCATCGCCCACTCAAGCTCCTGCACGCCGACCTGCTCCATGACCCTCGCCACGACGCTCTCGAACGCATCGCgctcgatgatggcgccaAAGTGAATGcagtcgacgacgccgcagAACTCGCGCTTGAGCGTATCGATGACGTCCCCGCGcatcagcgccgccgcgccgtaCCGCGCCGCGAGCTCGAACCACGCCTGCACGGGCGTCAGCTCGATGTCGCCAGGGTTCAGCGTCTTGGCGAGCGCCAGCAACGACTTGAGCGACAGCGCCGAGCCGGCGCCCGTGTCGGCGCGCCATGTGTGCGCCGTTGTCTCTGCCTCGCGCCGGCGGATGGTGCGGTAGACGCGGGCGGGTGCGCTCGACATGCACATGGTGGAGGCCATCATGGTGTGGCCCGAGCCGGCGCTGCAAGGGTCGGCATGGGCGGGGAACTGGCGGGGGTGGAAGTGATTCCAGCAAATGTGTTCCATTCTGTGTCGCCAGTCAGACATGATGgtcgaggggggaggggggtaaTAATGGGCACTCACGCAAGAATAAGATTTATGGCGGTTATCTCCTGTTCCGGAGTGAGATGGTCCGGCGTCGACGAATGCACAacggccggcgacgacgaggcgatCTGGAAGCATGGggtgccgagggcgtcgtcctTGCGCATGGTGACGGTAACCTCCCCCATGTCGATGTCTGCGAAAAGGTCGACCGGCGGGTAGGGATCGTAGTCGTAGTCATAGTTGTAGTCGTCGGTAGGCTGAGGTTGAGGGGTTACCTGCGGTTCTGGGTGCGCGATCGGGAGCTGTTGCTGTAGAGCGGGCTGTGTCACCACGTGCCGCGAAGCTTGATTCTGGTCCGGAGCCTGAGAACGGTCTTGCTGCtgtttctgctgctgctgcagcactCTCGGCTGCATCGTGTCCACTCTCTGCTCAACCACAGGCTCCGGAATTGGGACTTCGTGGACCAcgacctccttgcccttcaACTCACCAGGCACTCTGAGACCCCTGGCCGACAGTGCGTCGCGCATGCCTTTGTTCTCGGCGCGGAAAGCGAAGACCTCCTtttcggcgacggcgatcaTGTCTCTGAAGCGGCAAACGTCAAGCTCGAGCTGCTTGATGTAGTTCGCCTTGCGCGTGCGGTGCTGGATCTGCGCCCTGCGGACTTGCTGGCGCCGGAGCTTGGCCTTTTCCGCGGTTGTGAGGTTAGGTGCGGCGGACTCAGCTGGGAATGGTGTTAGTCGCGCGCGGTCCGTGTCAGCTGAGATGCTggccttttctttttttttatttaaAAAAAAGTGCGTGAGAAGTGATATGTAAAGAAGAGATCAGGCAGGAGCTTGAAAGCAAACAAAAGGGAGATGGGTATTATAGCTGTCATGGACAGTAGGGTGCGCAAATCTGTGGACACACTGTTGACGTGGAATCAAAGTCTGTGGGGAGCCGGACAGAGGTAGACTGATTCCATAAGCCAAGCCACGTCTAGCTTCATCAGCCATGGAAGTCCAAG
The DNA window shown above is from Colletotrichum destructivum chromosome 2, complete sequence and carries:
- a CDS encoding Putative RTA-like protein; this translates as MDPSPPCTPSTCDVSESPYGFRPALVASAVFATVPAACLVVNGAVAARSARRHTATAPFCVVATLACVLELLGWVGRMAGWSDPWAVYPLMQSRALLTIAPVFITSSIYVCLAPMVRILGTEHSLVRPELYTVILLPLDALALLLQVAGLAVGFRNVPYTLGPGDSYAPDDAGAKIVLAGLAVQLATLVAAGLLLASVLLRAARSHRRHGYTTFHRDVGYVPLTRRFRIFATAVPSAMVVLFGRMCFRVAEHAEGFRGPLATGGGEGLFVGLEGFLVAYALTVVVGCHPALFLRDGKMVSRIEAEPFVGIDGVGGALRGAEHERDLEELSKVYQRHHEEEERLSRFERV
- a CDS encoding Putative S-adenosyl-L-methionine-dependent methyltransferase superfamily, with product MAEVDHEVVIAADHEDSEDSQSESGQTASSTSSLNSSIHQHRLENGRTYHRYKDGKYYAPNDEAESERLDFQHDIFLYTIDDKLGLAPPCAEDAKVGRVLDVGTGTGSWAMDFGDLHPEAEVIGVDLSPARAEFVPPNVRFEVDDLEEEWTYSLPFEYIHSRFMTASINNWKEYIQKCYDNLIPGGYLELQDADVMPRSDDNLLPKDAAIIKYVDMLKEASEKSGREYVEVSSLKNLMIEAGFVDVEMQMYKWPHNEWPKEPRYKKLGYWTQENFGAALEAICMAPFTRVLDWTRDEVNVFLIDVRKDLKNKSYHAYCPVYCIFGRKPEKEVTTAPPQPESE